A DNA window from Helianthus annuus cultivar XRQ/B chromosome 15, HanXRQr2.0-SUNRISE, whole genome shotgun sequence contains the following coding sequences:
- the LOC110937094 gene encoding phosphatidylinositol N-acetylglucosaminyltransferase subunit C: protein METTQRRWRKVAYGGMQPGFDDNHTDDTFLQEMVMNANVVKRDMLKVMLDSVSISQYLCIVALVVLVWAHTLNSTITENFLIILDITLVGSGFFILLLTAKMLSFKLLLNYAIKISFFTTGLYVLSPIYHTLTRSISSDSIWALTTSLVILHLFLHNYSGSTIKAPGALENPNLTSNISLNASIVASLLIASRLPSRLLVFAIILFSLQVFLFAPLITYCLKKYSFRLHLLFSFVLMALTLTCVYRLHKLLFVVLLGLLVFVNLVCPYWLIRIQEYKFEINGPWDEAKLCFNITD, encoded by the coding sequence ATGGAGACAACACAAAGGAGATGGAGAAAAGTTGCTTACGGGGGTATGCAACCCGGGTTTGACGATAACCACACAGACGACACTTTCCTTCAAGAAATGGTCATGAACGCAAACGTTGTTAAACGCGACATGCTAAAAGTAATGTTGGATTCCGTTTCCATTTCTCAATATCTTTGCATTGTAGCACTCGTCGTTTTAGTCTGGGCCCACACGCTTAACTCCACTATAACCGAAAACTTTCTTATCATTCTCGATATCACCCTTGTCGGGTCCGGCTTCTTTATTCTTCTCTTAACCGCCAAAATGCTTTCATTCAAGCTTCTACTCAATTACGCCATCAAAATATCTTTCTTCACAACAGGTTTGTACGTATTGTCTCCGATATACCACACGTTGACCCGGTCAATCAGCTCGGATTCCATATGGGCGTTGACCACATCACTCGTCATCCTCCATCTGTTCTTGCATAATTACTCCGGGTCAACAATAAAAGCTCCGGGAGCACTAGAAAATCCAAATTTAACGAGTAACATCTCGTTAAACGCGTCGATTGTAGCGTCACTTTTGATTGCTTCTCGTCTTCCGTCGAGGCTTCTGGTTTTTGCTATAATATTGTTTTCGTTGCAAGTTTTTCTTTTTGCGCCATTGATTACGTATTGCCTTAAGAAGTACTCGTTTCGGTTGCACCTTTTATTCTCGTTTGTGTTGATGGCGCTCACACTGACATGTGTTTATCGGCTGCACAAACTGCTGTTTGTGGTGTTGTTGGGGCTGTTGGTTTTTGTTAACTTGGTGTGTCCTTATTGGTTGATTAGAATTCAAGAGTATAAGTTTGAGATCAATGGTCCATGGGATGAAGCAAAGCTGTGTTTCAATATTACAGACTGa